One part of the Alphaproteobacteria bacterium genome encodes these proteins:
- a CDS encoding zinc-binding dehydrogenase, with amino-acid sequence MPAVIRIHEYGGSDKLAHEDIASPAPGPGEALIRQDFIGVNFRDIYQRTGLYPLPALPGVIGGEGAGTVEAVGTGVTDVKPGDRAAYAAPEPGGYATYRTIAASRLVPLPEWLDNKTAAAVMVQGMTAEYLLFGAYQALAGQSILVHAAAGGVGQLLCQWASHLGLAVIGTVGSDAKAEIARARGCVHVINYARENFTDAVRAFTNGEGVHAVYDAVGAATFNGSLACLRPRGTLISFGQASGPVAPFDILKLSGGSLHLTRPSLFSYTATRAELLQRAANLFMVLKNGSVKLAPPAEFPFAAAAAAHDALEGRKTTGKILLAV; translated from the coding sequence ATGCCCGCCGTCATACGCATTCATGAATATGGCGGCAGCGACAAGCTGGCACATGAAGATATAGCCTCGCCCGCACCCGGGCCGGGCGAAGCCTTGATCCGGCAGGATTTTATCGGCGTAAATTTCCGCGATATTTATCAGCGCACCGGGTTATACCCGCTGCCCGCCTTGCCCGGCGTGATCGGCGGCGAAGGCGCGGGCACGGTCGAGGCGGTGGGGACGGGCGTTACGGATGTGAAGCCGGGCGACCGCGCCGCCTATGCCGCGCCCGAGCCCGGCGGCTATGCCACGTACCGCACCATCGCCGCTTCGCGGCTGGTGCCGTTGCCGGAATGGCTAGATAACAAAACAGCAGCAGCCGTAATGGTGCAGGGCATGACGGCGGAATATTTGTTGTTCGGCGCGTATCAGGCGCTGGCGGGACAAAGCATTCTTGTGCATGCCGCCGCGGGCGGGGTGGGCCAGCTTTTGTGCCAATGGGCCAGCCATCTTGGTCTTGCCGTAATCGGCACCGTCGGCAGTGACGCGAAAGCGGAAATCGCGCGGGCGCGGGGTTGCGTGCATGTCATCAATTATGCGCGGGAAAATTTTACGGACGCCGTGCGCGCGTTCACGAACGGGGAAGGCGTGCACGCGGTTTACGATGCCGTCGGCGCCGCCACTTTCAATGGCAGCCTCGCCTGCCTTCGCCCGCGCGGCACGCTCATTAGCTTTGGGCAGGCTTCGGGGCCTGTGGCGCCTTTCGACATTCTCAAGCTTTCCGGCGGGTCGCTGCATCTGACGCGGCCTTCGCTGTTTTCCTATACGGCAACGCGCGCCGAGCTGCTGCAGCGCGCCGCCAACCTTTTCATGGTTCTGAAGAACGGCAGCGTGAAGCTGGCGCCGCCGGCAGAATTCCCGTTTGCCGCCGCTGCTGCAGCGCACGATGCGCTGGAAGGACGGAAAACGACCGGAAAGATTTTGTTGGCGGTCTAA
- the hemH gene encoding ferrochelatase — MPERIAVVLFNLGGPDRAESVRPFLFNLFNDPAIIRLPGIVRTPLAYLIARRRTPWAQKNYGILGGGSPLLANTKAQAAALEARLAQDLRGDTVKCFVSMRYWHPMADETAMEVKDFAPDKTVLLPLYPQYSTTTSASSLRAWARAARAAELADTARAVCCYPAMEGFVAAMAQAVRVSYEQVRAQAGEASPAPRVLFSAHGLPQKVIAAGDPYQLQCEQTAREIVDALDIPGLDWVNCYQSRVGPLAWIGPYTDNEVRRAGAQRVPLVIAPIAFVSEHVETLVELDRDYRKLADACGVPAYARVPAAGVNAQFIGGLAGLVRSVLGRAAQTAPCPEGGVRICGAEFGGCPAPRAQEWRKAA; from the coding sequence ATGCCCGAACGCATCGCTGTCGTACTTTTCAATCTTGGCGGCCCCGACCGCGCGGAAAGCGTCCGCCCGTTCCTGTTCAATCTTTTCAACGACCCGGCGATTATTCGCCTTCCCGGTATCGTGCGTACGCCGCTCGCTTACCTGATCGCGCGCCGCCGCACCCCGTGGGCGCAAAAGAATTACGGAATTCTTGGCGGCGGCTCGCCCCTGCTTGCCAACACAAAAGCGCAAGCGGCGGCACTGGAAGCAAGGCTGGCGCAGGATTTGCGCGGCGACACGGTGAAATGCTTTGTATCCATGCGCTATTGGCATCCGATGGCGGACGAAACCGCGATGGAGGTGAAGGATTTCGCGCCCGACAAAACGGTTTTGCTGCCGCTCTATCCGCAATATTCCACGACCACCTCGGCTTCCAGCCTGCGCGCCTGGGCGCGCGCCGCGCGCGCGGCGGAGCTTGCGGACACGGCACGCGCGGTTTGCTGTTATCCTGCGATGGAAGGGTTTGTCGCCGCTATGGCGCAGGCGGTGCGCGTATCCTACGAACAGGTGCGTGCGCAGGCGGGCGAAGCAAGCCCGGCGCCGCGCGTGCTGTTTTCGGCCCATGGCTTGCCGCAAAAAGTGATCGCGGCGGGCGATCCATACCAGCTGCAATGCGAACAGACGGCGCGCGAGATTGTGGATGCGCTGGATATCCCCGGGCTCGATTGGGTGAACTGCTATCAAAGCCGGGTCGGGCCGCTTGCCTGGATCGGGCCTTATACGGACAACGAGGTGCGCCGCGCGGGCGCGCAGCGCGTCCCGCTCGTTATCGCGCCGATTGCGTTCGTGTCGGAACATGTCGAAACGCTGGTCGAGCTTGATCGCGATTACCGGAAGCTGGCGGATGCTTGCGGCGTGCCCGCCTATGCGCGCGTGCCTGCGGCCGGCGTCAACGCGCAATTTATCGGCGGGCTTGCGGGGCTCGTGCGCAGCGTTCTCGGCCGCGCGGCACAAACCGCGCCGTGTCCCGAAGGGGGCGTGCGCATCTGCGGCGCGGAATTCGGCGGCTGCCCCGCGCCCCGCGCACAGGAATGGCGAAAGGCGGCATGA
- a CDS encoding dephospho-CoA kinase, whose product MKPAIIGLTGSVGMGKSTAAAMLAAMGCAVHNADAAVARALSNPRGAAARKIARLFPAAFRRGKIDREKLRACVLGNAAALRRLERILHPPVRAAERTARTQARAQRKPALVLDIPLLFETKGEARCDAVIVVTASAAVQKKRVLARPGMDAARLRFIRARQMPDAEKRRRADFVVRSDRGRAAMRKQLKQALQKILEGHK is encoded by the coding sequence ATGAAACCCGCGATCATCGGCCTTACAGGTTCGGTCGGCATGGGTAAAAGCACGGCGGCCGCCATGCTGGCCGCCATGGGCTGCGCCGTTCACAATGCCGATGCCGCTGTGGCGCGCGCGCTTTCCAACCCGCGCGGCGCGGCCGCGCGCAAGATCGCGCGCCTGTTTCCCGCTGCTTTCAGGCGCGGCAAAATAGACCGCGAAAAACTGCGCGCCTGCGTGCTCGGTAACGCTGCCGCGCTGCGCAGGCTGGAACGCATCCTGCATCCGCCTGTGCGTGCGGCCGAGCGTACGGCGCGCACGCAGGCGCGCGCGCAGCGCAAGCCCGCGCTCGTGCTCGATATTCCGCTTTTGTTTGAAACGAAGGGCGAGGCGCGCTGCGATGCCGTCATCGTCGTGACCGCAAGCGCGGCGGTGCAAAAAAAGCGCGTTCTCGCGCGCCCGGGCATGGATGCGGCGCGGCTTCGCTTCATTCGCGCACGCCAGATGCCGGATGCCGAAAAACGCCGCCGCGCCGATTTCGTCGTGCGCAGCGATCGCGGGCGCGCCGCCATGCGCAAGCAACTGAAACAGGCTTTGCAAAAAATTCTTGAAGGGCATAAGTAA
- a CDS encoding uroporphyrinogen decarboxylase, protein MRTLEQTFNGKATSPPPIWLMRQAGRYLPEYRAVREQAGSFMKLCGNPQLASEVTLQPVKRFGLDAAIIFSDILLIPHALGRRLDFAEGEGPRLDPLPEDSGAWNLVYDEAGTAPTCAAIKTVRAALGNKTSLIGFCGAPWTVACYMIDGKSGKNGGFARALQWAQEKPDLLTALSDQLCKASAQYLIAQISAGAGVLQIFDSWAGLLAHDEALFTRFVTGPAAKITAEIKRHYPEIPVIGFPRGARGLYGRYAAASGADAIGIDSDVSLAAARKLQQDRPVQGNLRPEILLEGGGKLVREVASIMEALAGGPFIFNLGHGILPATPPDHVAQLVDLVRNWKA, encoded by the coding sequence ATGCGTACGCTCGAACAAACTTTTAATGGCAAAGCCACATCTCCGCCGCCGATCTGGCTGATGCGGCAGGCGGGACGTTATTTGCCCGAATATCGTGCGGTCCGGGAACAGGCCGGGAGCTTCATGAAACTTTGCGGAAACCCGCAACTGGCAAGCGAAGTTACCTTGCAGCCGGTAAAGCGCTTCGGATTGGATGCCGCGATCATATTTTCCGATATATTGCTTATTCCCCATGCCCTTGGCCGCAGACTGGATTTTGCCGAAGGCGAAGGGCCGCGTCTGGACCCGTTGCCCGAGGATAGCGGTGCGTGGAACCTTGTTTACGATGAAGCCGGAACGGCGCCGACCTGCGCGGCTATAAAAACCGTCCGCGCCGCACTTGGCAACAAAACATCGCTGATAGGGTTTTGCGGCGCACCCTGGACGGTAGCCTGCTACATGATTGACGGAAAAAGCGGCAAGAACGGCGGCTTTGCCCGTGCGCTGCAATGGGCGCAGGAAAAGCCGGATCTTCTGACAGCGCTTTCAGACCAGCTTTGCAAAGCAAGCGCGCAATATCTTATAGCGCAAATCAGCGCCGGCGCCGGGGTTTTACAGATATTCGACAGCTGGGCCGGATTACTGGCGCACGACGAGGCGCTTTTTACCCGTTTTGTGACCGGACCGGCGGCAAAGATAACCGCCGAGATCAAGCGGCATTACCCGGAAATACCCGTAATCGGCTTCCCGCGCGGGGCGCGCGGGCTTTATGGCCGCTATGCCGCGGCCAGCGGCGCGGACGCCATCGGCATAGATAGCGACGTATCGCTGGCCGCCGCGCGCAAATTGCAGCAAGACAGGCCGGTACAGGGCAATTTACGGCCCGAAATATTGCTCGAGGGCGGGGGCAAGCTGGTACGCGAGGTTGCCTCCATTATGGAAGCCCTTGCAGGGGGCCCGTTTATCTTTAATCTTGGTCACGGTATCCTTCCCGCAACGCCGCCGGACCATGTCGCGCAGCTTGTGGATCTGGTGCGCAACTGGAAAGCCTGA
- a CDS encoding aldo/keto reductase, which yields MKKRKLGRTGIDVGVIGHGLWGMGGWTGSDDAQSFAAMQSALDGGCNFFDSAFAYGMGKSDGLLGKFIKTNPRKTIVAASKVPPKNWKWPPPWGCAFEEAFPLHHVLSFGTKTRDLVGRPLDLLQLHVWEDDWVRDHGDDLGRIAEKVKAEGITRHFGISLNRWEPGNGIEAIETGHIDSVQVIYNIFDQAPEDELFPACLKHNIGVIARVPLDEGSLGGAMTRETRFPKDDWRARYFNPENLAATLDRVDALKKIVPHGMTLPEMAMRFAAQHEAVSTVIVGMRKPDHVRMNLAAGDGKRLGDDLMQELRGHRWNRKPAPWSD from the coding sequence ATGAAGAAACGCAAGCTCGGCCGTACCGGGATCGATGTCGGCGTTATCGGCCACGGTTTGTGGGGGATGGGCGGCTGGACCGGTTCGGACGACGCGCAATCCTTCGCGGCGATGCAATCCGCGCTGGATGGCGGGTGCAATTTCTTCGACAGCGCCTTCGCCTACGGCATGGGAAAATCCGACGGCCTGCTCGGGAAATTTATCAAAACCAACCCGCGCAAAACCATCGTGGCCGCCAGCAAGGTGCCGCCCAAGAACTGGAAATGGCCGCCGCCCTGGGGCTGCGCATTCGAAGAAGCCTTCCCGTTGCACCATGTGCTGAGCTTCGGCACCAAAACGCGCGATCTTGTCGGCCGTCCGCTCGATCTTTTGCAATTGCATGTGTGGGAAGACGATTGGGTGCGCGATCATGGCGATGATCTTGGACGCATCGCGGAGAAGGTGAAGGCGGAAGGCATCACGCGCCATTTCGGCATCAGTCTCAACCGCTGGGAGCCGGGCAACGGCATCGAGGCGATCGAGACCGGCCATATCGACAGCGTGCAGGTGATCTATAACATTTTCGACCAGGCGCCGGAGGACGAGCTGTTCCCCGCCTGCCTGAAGCATAATATCGGCGTGATTGCGCGCGTGCCGCTGGATGAAGGCAGCCTTGGCGGCGCGATGACGCGCGAAACCCGCTTTCCCAAGGACGACTGGCGCGCACGCTATTTCAACCCGGAAAACCTTGCCGCCACCTTGGACCGGGTGGACGCGCTGAAAAAAATCGTGCCGCACGGCATGACGCTGCCGGAAATGGCGATGCGTTTTGCCGCGCAGCACGAAGCGGTTTCGACCGTGATTGTGGGCATGCGCAAGCCCGATCACGTGCGCATGAACCTTGCGGCGGGTGACGGCAAACGGCTTGGCGACGATCTGATGCAGGAATTGCGCGGCCACCGCTGGAACCGCAAACCCGCGCCTTGGTCGGATTAA
- a CDS encoding Tim44/TimA family putative adaptor protein encodes MAYLDIIVFALVAAVLIFKLRAILGRRNDGEEQRPNPFSAPSRGAGKDKKAEKDDGARDGNLGDDEENVIRSEKFDRPRALPAFKAAPESLIGGIEAITAADPSFDEKAFLAGARSAFGMIVSAFAAGELKVLKPLLSSRVFAQFEQAVQERQKAGERQETEIKNIRDADLARAKLEGTRALLTVKYVSDQINVTRDAAGNVVAGLPGKAEEVEDSWTFARDVKSGDPNWLLVETRS; translated from the coding sequence ATGGCTTATCTCGATATCATTGTCTTTGCCCTTGTTGCGGCCGTGCTCATATTCAAGTTGCGCGCGATCCTTGGCCGCCGCAATGACGGCGAGGAGCAGCGCCCGAACCCGTTTTCTGCCCCTTCGCGCGGCGCAGGCAAGGATAAGAAAGCCGAAAAGGATGACGGCGCGCGGGACGGCAATTTGGGCGATGACGAGGAAAACGTAATTCGCTCCGAAAAGTTCGACCGGCCGCGCGCGCTGCCCGCTTTCAAGGCCGCGCCCGAAAGCCTTATCGGCGGGATCGAGGCCATCACCGCCGCCGATCCTTCGTTTGACGAAAAGGCTTTTCTTGCGGGCGCGCGCAGCGCTTTCGGCATGATCGTTTCCGCCTTTGCGGCGGGCGAGCTGAAGGTTTTGAAGCCGCTGCTTTCCTCGCGCGTTTTCGCGCAGTTCGAACAGGCGGTGCAGGAACGCCAGAAGGCGGGCGAAAGACAGGAAACCGAGATCAAGAACATTCGCGACGCCGATCTCGCGCGCGCGAAGCTTGAAGGCACGCGCGCGCTTCTGACCGTGAAATATGTGAGCGACCAGATCAATGTAACGCGCGACGCCGCAGGTAATGTTGTGGCGGGCCTGCCCGGCAAGGCCGAGGAAGTCGAAGATAGCTGGACTTTCGCGCGCGATGTGAAATCGGGCGATCCGAACTGGCTTTTGGTTGAAACCCGTTCATAG
- the hemJ gene encoding protoporphyrinogen oxidase HemJ, which translates to MTHDVIKALHIISVIAWMAGMLYLPRLYVYHADAAKGSDKSETFKVMERRLLRIIINPAMIAAWLFGVWMILLNPALLEQGWLHAKLALLAGMQVTHALFARWRRDFEHDRNTRPAKFYRMVNEVPTLLLIGIVLLAVIKPF; encoded by the coding sequence ATGACGCATGACGTGATCAAGGCGCTGCATATTATCAGCGTGATCGCATGGATGGCGGGGATGCTTTACCTGCCCCGGCTTTATGTCTATCACGCGGATGCGGCAAAGGGCTCCGACAAATCGGAAACTTTCAAAGTAATGGAACGCAGGCTGCTGCGCATCATCATCAACCCCGCCATGATCGCCGCGTGGCTGTTCGGCGTCTGGATGATCCTTCTCAACCCCGCTTTGCTGGAACAAGGCTGGCTGCACGCCAAACTGGCGCTGCTGGCCGGCATGCAGGTGACCCACGCGCTGTTCGCGCGCTGGCGCCGCGATTTCGAACACGACCGCAATACCCGCCCGGCAAAATTCTATCGCATGGTTAACGAAGTGCCGACGCTTTTGCTGATCGGGATCGTGTTGCTGGCGGTGATCAAGCCGTTCTAG
- the ppsR gene encoding pyruvate, phosphate dikinase/phosphoenolpyruvate synthase regulator, with product MESKEFHIHLVSDATGETINTIARACLVQFEGIEASQYFWSLIRTPRQLDMAIDGIRARPGLVMYTFVDEELRLKLEDFCKKESIRSISVLDPVMDAMRDHFGVKAAHNPGKQHVLDTDYFDRIEAMDFALALDDGNGSRNLEKADVIILGVSRTSKTPTCVYLANRGIKAANIPVVPGVALPENLTELCKGRLVVGLTKDPESLVEIRRHRLKWLNQHQETDYVDPDKVKEEVQEARRLFARLGLPVIDVSRRSIEETAAEVMMLLQKRRIAADSGREGQ from the coding sequence ATGGAAAGCAAGGAATTCCATATCCATCTTGTTTCCGACGCGACGGGTGAAACCATCAACACCATTGCCCGCGCCTGCCTCGTGCAATTTGAAGGCATTGAAGCGAGCCAATATTTCTGGAGCCTGATCCGCACTCCGCGTCAGCTCGATATGGCGATCGATGGTATCCGCGCCCGTCCGGGGCTTGTCATGTACACCTTCGTTGACGAAGAATTGCGCCTGAAACTTGAGGATTTCTGCAAAAAGGAAAGCATACGCAGCATTTCGGTGCTCGATCCCGTGATGGATGCGATGCGCGACCATTTCGGCGTCAAGGCCGCGCACAATCCGGGCAAGCAGCATGTGCTGGATACCGATTACTTCGACCGGATCGAAGCGATGGATTTCGCGCTCGCGCTCGATGACGGCAACGGGTCGCGCAATCTCGAAAAGGCCGATGTCATTATCCTCGGGGTTTCGCGCACCTCGAAAACCCCGACCTGCGTTTATCTGGCCAATCGCGGCATCAAGGCCGCCAATATTCCGGTCGTCCCCGGCGTGGCGCTGCCCGAAAACCTTACGGAACTGTGCAAGGGCAGGCTGGTCGTCGGTCTCACCAAGGATCCGGAAAGCCTGGTGGAGATCCGCCGCCACAGGCTTAAGTGGCTCAACCAGCATCAGGAAACCGATTACGTCGATCCGGACAAGGTAAAAGAAGAGGTACAGGAGGCGCGCCGCCTGTTCGCGCGTTTGGGGCTGCCGGTGATCGATGTTTCGCGCCGCTCCATTGAAGAAACCGCGGCCGAGGTTATGATGCTATTGCAGAAACGCCGCATTGCGGCGGATAGCGGACGGGAAGGGCAATAA
- a CDS encoding shikimate dehydrogenase, with the protein MAVTGKTKLAGVMGWPIAHTRSPALHNFWLAHHGIDGVYVPLAVQPERLIQALRSLPALGFRGVNITVPHKELAAKIVDELDMFGERIGAINTVVVRENGTLMGMNTDTYGFAEHLRVSGYDFKAGPVALVGAGGGARAIVAALIAMECPRVLVINRTYDRAQAIAESLRNQQTDIKVVKWEHRHEAISEARLLVNATTQGLSGTAPLDLKLDNLAEGAWVMDCVYNPLVTPLLQDAAARGHRTIDGLGMLLYQAVPGFEAWFGVEPQVTDEVRRIAGAGL; encoded by the coding sequence ATGGCGGTGACGGGCAAAACAAAGCTGGCGGGGGTGATGGGCTGGCCCATCGCCCATACGCGCAGCCCCGCGCTGCATAATTTCTGGCTGGCGCATCACGGCATCGATGGCGTCTATGTTCCGCTTGCGGTGCAGCCCGAACGGCTGATCCAGGCGTTGCGTTCACTGCCCGCGCTCGGCTTCCGCGGCGTCAACATCACCGTGCCGCACAAGGAGCTGGCGGCCAAGATCGTCGATGAGCTTGATATGTTCGGCGAGCGTATCGGCGCCATCAACACCGTGGTGGTGCGTGAAAACGGCACGCTGATGGGCATGAATACCGACACTTACGGCTTTGCCGAGCATTTGCGGGTTTCCGGCTACGATTTCAAGGCGGGCCCGGTCGCGCTTGTCGGGGCCGGCGGCGGCGCGCGCGCGATCGTGGCGGCCTTGATCGCGATGGAATGCCCGCGCGTGCTGGTGATCAACCGCACCTATGACCGCGCACAGGCGATTGCGGAATCGCTCCGCAACCAGCAAACCGATATCAAGGTTGTGAAATGGGAACACAGGCACGAAGCGATCAGCGAGGCGCGGCTGCTCGTCAACGCAACCACGCAAGGCCTTTCGGGTACCGCGCCGCTCGATCTCAAGCTCGATAACCTCGCCGAAGGCGCGTGGGTGATGGATTGCGTCTATAACCCGCTGGTCACGCCTTTGTTGCAGGATGCCGCCGCGCGCGGCCACCGCACGATCGACGGGCTCGGCATGCTGCTCTATCAGGCGGTGCCGGGCTTCGAAGCGTGGTTCGGCGTGGAACCGCAGGTGACGGACGAAGTGCGCCGCATCGCCGGCGCCGGGCTTTAG
- a CDS encoding transcription termination factor Rho: MNLRELKAKTPAELLQQAEELKIENAGTLRKQDMMFAILKALAEQDQTISGEGVLEVLQDGFGFLRSPESNYLPGPDDIYVSPSQVRKFGLRTGDTVEGEIRSPKEGERYFALLKVNKVNFDEPDKVRHRINFDNLTPLYPDERLKLEIEVEAETLPAPKEIKIEKAGADGKPGKVRATKITKTERKDFTARIIDLICPVGKGQRALVVAPPRTGKTVMLQNIAHSIAQNHPEVYLIVLLIDERPEEVTDMARSVKGEVISSTFDEPASRHVQVAEMVIEKAKRLVEHKRDVVILLDSITRLARAYNTVVPSSGKVLTGGVDANALQRPKRFFGAARNIEEGGSLTIIATALIDTGSRMDEVIFEEFKGTGNSEIILDRKLSDRRSFPAIDITKSGTRKEELLVDKPTMTKMWVLRRILLPMGVTDAVEFLLEKLRTSKTNNDFFDSMNQ, translated from the coding sequence ATGAATTTACGCGAATTGAAAGCCAAGACGCCGGCCGAGCTTTTGCAGCAGGCCGAAGAACTGAAAATCGAAAACGCGGGCACGCTGCGCAAGCAGGATATGATGTTCGCGATCCTGAAGGCACTGGCCGAACAGGACCAGACCATCAGCGGCGAAGGCGTGCTTGAAGTTTTGCAGGACGGCTTCGGCTTCCTGCGCTCGCCCGAAAGTAACTATTTGCCCGGGCCGGACGACATCTATGTTTCCCCAAGCCAGGTCCGCAAATTCGGTTTGCGCACCGGCGACACGGTTGAAGGCGAGATCCGCTCGCCGAAGGAAGGCGAACGCTATTTCGCCCTGCTCAAGGTCAACAAGGTCAATTTCGACGAGCCGGACAAGGTCCGTCACCGCATCAATTTCGACAACCTGACGCCGCTGTATCCCGATGAGCGGTTGAAGCTCGAAATCGAGGTCGAGGCCGAAACCCTGCCGGCACCGAAGGAAATCAAGATCGAAAAGGCCGGCGCCGACGGCAAGCCCGGCAAGGTGCGCGCCACCAAGATCACCAAAACCGAGCGCAAGGATTTCACCGCCCGCATCATCGACCTGATCTGCCCCGTCGGCAAAGGCCAGCGCGCGCTCGTGGTCGCGCCGCCGCGCACCGGCAAGACCGTGATGCTGCAGAACATCGCGCATTCGATCGCGCAGAACCATCCGGAAGTCTATCTGATCGTGCTTTTGATCGACGAACGGCCGGAAGAAGTCACGGACATGGCGCGCTCGGTGAAGGGCGAGGTGATTTCCTCGACCTTCGACGAACCGGCCTCGCGCCACGTGCAGGTCGCCGAAATGGTGATCGAGAAGGCCAAGCGGCTTGTGGAGCACAAGCGCGACGTCGTGATCTTGCTCGACAGCATCACGCGCCTTGCACGCGCCTACAACACCGTTGTGCCGTCTTCGGGCAAGGTTCTGACCGGCGGCGTGGACGCCAATGCGTTGCAGCGCCCCAAGCGCTTCTTCGGCGCCGCGCGCAATATCGAGGAAGGCGGCTCGCTGACCATCATCGCCACCGCGCTGATCGATACCGGCAGCCGCATGGACGAAGTGATCTTTGAAGAATTCAAGGGCACCGGCAATTCCGAAATCATCCTCGATCGCAAGCTTTCCGATCGCCGCAGCTTCCCCGCGATCGATATCACCAAATCGGGCACGCGCAAGGAAGAGCTTCTGGTCGATAAGCCCACCATGACCAAGATGTGGGTGTTGCGCCGCATTCTGTTGCCCATGGGCGTGACCGACGCGGTGGAATTCCTGCTCGAAAAGCTACGGACATCGAAGACAAACAACGACTTCTTCGACAGCATGAACCAGTAA
- the secB gene encoding protein-export chaperone SecB, translated as MLPPAYRSRKQDRSHAMNDTPAGAAGSNVPQQMTVNAQYMKDFSFESPSAPRIFGEQPNAEPRVEVNVNVTSQPLAENVYEVALRLKTESKIGDKTAFICDLTYACIATMPAMAEPQLRAALMVECPRLLFPFARAIIADAVREGGFPPLMLAPVDFAGMLRQNEAQARSAANA; from the coding sequence ATGTTACCCCCTGCTTATCGAAGCCGGAAGCAGGATAGGAGCCACGCCATGAACGATACGCCCGCAGGCGCAGCAGGCAGCAACGTGCCGCAACAAATGACGGTCAACGCCCAGTATATGAAGGATTTTTCCTTCGAAAGCCCGTCCGCGCCGCGCATCTTCGGCGAACAGCCGAACGCCGAGCCGCGCGTGGAGGTGAACGTGAACGTCACCTCGCAGCCGCTGGCGGAAAATGTCTATGAAGTGGCGCTGCGCCTGAAGACGGAATCGAAAATCGGGGATAAAACCGCGTTCATTTGCGATCTTACCTATGCATGCATCGCCACCATGCCGGCGATGGCGGAGCCTCAGCTGCGCGCGGCTTTGATGGTCGAATGCCCGCGGCTGCTGTTCCCGTTCGCGCGCGCGATCATTGCCGACGCGGTACGCGAAGGCGGGTTTCCGCCCTTGATGCTGGCGCCGGTCGATTTTGCCGGCATGCTGCGGCAAAACGAGGCGCAGGCAAGAAGCGCGGCCAACGCGTAG
- the dnaQ gene encoding DNA polymerase III subunit epsilon: protein MREIVLDTETTGLSAADGHRVVEIGCLELVNYVATGKSFHVYINPERDMPAEAAAVHGLTDTFLADKPVFSAVAGGFLEFVASDPLVIHNAAFDMGFLNAELALAGFPALESGRAIDTVGMARRKYPGQRASLDALCDRFGIDRTGRTLHGALLDAQLLAEVYLELRGGRQPGLAALSSASDEAVEESVVAVQRAFRKPRSHVPGKDELAAHEEFLKKISSPLWKQG from the coding sequence ATGCGCGAAATCGTCCTTGATACCGAAACAACCGGCCTGAGCGCCGCCGACGGCCATCGCGTGGTTGAAATCGGCTGCCTTGAGCTGGTCAACTACGTCGCCACCGGCAAAAGCTTCCATGTTTATATCAACCCGGAGCGCGACATGCCGGCCGAAGCGGCGGCGGTGCATGGCCTGACCGATACATTTTTGGCAGATAAGCCGGTGTTTTCCGCGGTGGCGGGCGGTTTTCTTGAATTTGTCGCAAGCGACCCGCTTGTGATCCACAATGCCGCTTTCGATATGGGTTTCCTGAACGCCGAGCTGGCACTTGCCGGTTTTCCCGCGCTAGAGTCCGGGCGCGCGATCGATACGGTGGGCATGGCGCGGCGCAAATATCCGGGCCAGCGCGCCTCGCTTGACGCGCTGTGCGACCGCTTCGGCATCGATCGCACCGGGCGCACGCTGCACGGCGCGCTGCTCGATGCGCAATTGCTGGCCGAGGTTTATCTTGAATTGCGCGGCGGACGGCAACCGGGCCTGGCTGCGCTTTCGTCTGCAAGCGACGAGGCGGTTGAAGAATCCGTGGTCGCGGTACAGCGCGCTTTTCGCAAACCGCGCAGCCATGTGCCGGGCAAGGATGAGCTTGCGGCGCACGAGGAGTTTCTGAAGAAAATTTCCTCGCCGCTCTGGAAGCAAGGCTAA